TTACACATAGAAACTGTTCCCTAGGGAAGAGACTGAACAAGCTGCTTCCATGTCTATAACCGAGTGCGTTGTATCATTACAGGCACACTAAAATCCTCTGTGACTTAGTATGCACCAAAAATGATTTTAGAGTTCATTTATTGTTTTCTGCTGCTGGATAGGACAAAAATCATAATCAAAATTGTGATCTATAATTCTGCAAGATTTCTAAGGTATATCAGAAATTATTTACAGGTgactttttcttagaaaaaaatgaaaccaaagccTGAGAACCTGAAATTGCCCTTCTAAGACCATGGGGGTAAAATCACGAAGAAGAAAGACCTGGGATATTCTGGCTTAAGAGAGTGAGTTTCCAAATTACATTTATATTCATGTTTTCCTTGTCCAAGATGAAGACTGAGATATGACACAATTGAGACTCAGATATGACACTTCATTTCCTATTTGTGCAGTCCTGAGATTCAACTGAATCTTTCAGAGAAAACTGTTTGAAGGGAGAGGGGGGaatattcagaaatattaaagaataaaggTGATACCATTTCTTAGTAAGTTCCCTTTCCAGAGATAGAACactctttcttctacttttataGCTTTTATTCTGTGATACATGGAGTGACTTATCCTTTCCTAGACTTTGGTtgctcttgtgtttctttttgtttcttttttttttaattagaagcaATATTCTTGGTTCCTACCTTGTAAATTCTCATCTGCACTAGAGACAAAAGCCAGGCTTTGGGGGTTGCTGccaaaagaagaggagaagcaAGAAGAAGATACAAGTGAATGAAATAATGGTAAGATGAGAGAATGAAGATTCTGTCCTGGTTCAAACTTCTTTTCCATTATCCTTTTGGATAAAAAGCTAAATTTTGATGCTTTTGGCTACTTAGTTTATAAAGCATTTATAAAGGAAATTCTTGTCACTCATTTCCATGGTAACAGTAAGTAAATTCTATGGGTTAAGTTTGGGCTACCCAAATTCATTCCCAGTGCATATATCATTTATGCGAGGAGATGTGAGAAATACTCTTTCTCGTCTATGAGACCCTTCTCCCCTGTTTTCGCAGATCCCCTTAGAGAAGAATGGCTCCAGGGAATGACTCTTTCATGACTCAGTTCATTTTAGCGGGATTAACAGACCAATCAGTTCTTCAACTCCCCCTGTTTCTCCTGTTTCTAGTAATGTATGTGGTCACTGTGATGGGAAATTTGAGCTTGATCATCCTAATTGGGCTGAGTTCACACCTGCACACCCCTatgtactttttcctctttaatttgtCCTTCATAGATCTCTGCTATTCTTCTGTTTTTACACCTAAAATGCTGATCAACCTCATATCAGAGAAGAAGATTATCTTCTACATGGGGTGCATGACCCAGctttactttttgtgtttttttggtatTTCTGAAAGTTATGTGCTGACATCAATGGCCTAtgatcgctatgtggccatctgtaaccCACTATTGTATAACATTGCCATGTCCCCTAAAGTGTGTTTCAGCCTTATGTTTGGTTCCTACCTGATGGCATTTTTTGAGGCAACAACCCTCACTGGATGCATGGTGAGACTGATCTTCTGTGATGCAAACACCATCAACCATTATTTGTGTGACATCTACCCTCTCCTCCAGCTCTCCTGCACAAGTACCTACATCATTGAACTGGAAGTTATCATTGTGTCAGGCATCAATATCACCGTGCCCAGTTTCACCGTCTTTGTCTCTTATGGTCTCATCCTCTCCAACATCCTCCACATCAAGTCCACAGAGGGCAGGTCCAAAGCCTTCAGCACCTGCAGTTCCCACATCATTGCTGTTTCTCTGTTCTTTGGATC
This genomic window from Odocoileus virginianus isolate 20LAN1187 ecotype Illinois unplaced genomic scaffold, Ovbor_1.2 Unplaced_Scaffold_19, whole genome shotgun sequence contains:
- the LOC110147739 gene encoding olfactory receptor 8B3-like; this translates as MRLVRRMAPGNDSFMTQFILAGLTDQSVLQLPLFLLFLVMYVVTVMGNLSLIILIGLSSHLHTPMYFFLFNLSFIDLCYSSVFTPKMLINLISEKKIIFYMGCMTQLYFLCFFGISESYVLTSMAYDRYVAICNPLLYNIAMSPKVCFSLMFGSYLMAFFEATTLTGCMVRLIFCDANTINHYLCDIYPLLQLSCTSTYIIELEVIIVSGINITVPSFTVFVSYGLILSNILHIKSTEGRSKAFSTCSSHIIAVSLFFGSSAFVYLKPSSVSADDGKISSVFYTNVIPMMNPLIYSLRNKDVKLALRKTLRVAEF